One Vicugna pacos chromosome 31, VicPac4, whole genome shotgun sequence genomic region harbors:
- the LOC140690675 gene encoding heat shock transcription factor, Y-linked-like produces MARSDQFKSILWDDNGTSIVIDEIVFKKEVLERKAPIRIFETGSMNSLVRQLNLYVFSKVQQNFQRSACLADFLEEEKEVSVSSKLQIYHNPNFKRDCHQLLVRIKRRVGIKNASLVSSLPQDINKKLFKGGGNIDITTYLPMKVVSKLQPGSNPRFPVPVTSDTSATSLSRPTHQTSSVYESHPNYN; encoded by the exons atggctcggagtgaccaatttaaatccatcttgtgggatgataatggaacttccatagtgattgatgaaattgtctttaagaaggaagttttggaaagaaaggcccctatcagaatatttgaaactggaagtatgaacagtttagttagacagcttaacctttatgtgtttagtaaagtgcagcagaattttcaaagatctgcttgtctagctgactttctggaagaagaaaaagaagtctctgtttcaagcaag CTGCAgatctaccataatccaaattttaaaagagactgtcaccagcttttagtgagaattaaaagaagagttgggattaaaaatgcctctctggtatcttcattgcctCAAGATATCAACAAGAAGCTctttaaaggagggggtaatattg atatcacaacatatctgccaatgaaggtcgtttctaaacttcaaccagggagcaacccacggtttccagtgccagtgacatctgatacatcagctacctctctttcaaggccaactcatcagacatcttcagtttatgaaagtcatcctaattacaactga